The following coding sequences are from one Triplophysa dalaica isolate WHDGS20190420 chromosome 12, ASM1584641v1, whole genome shotgun sequence window:
- the sec61b gene encoding protein transport protein Sec61 subunit beta has translation MPGPASSATNVGASSRSPSKTVAPRAAGTSARQRKAPSSSARSAGRTTSAGTGGMWRFYTEDSPGLKVGPVPVLVMSLLFIASVFMLHIWGKYTRS, from the exons CCTGGGCCTGCATCTAGTGCAACGAACGTTGGTGCCTCCAGCCGTTCCCCCAGTAAGACAGTGGCCCCTCGCGCTGCTGGTACCTCAGCCAGACAGAG GAAAGCTCCCAGCAGTAGTGCACGCAGTGCAGGAAGGACCACATCAGCTGGAACAGGAGGAATGTGGCGCTTTTACACTGAAGACTCACCAGGACTTAAAGT GGGCCCAGTACCAGTTTTGGTGATGAGTCTGCTTTTTATCGCTTCTGTATTCATGCTGCACATATGGGGGAAGTACACCCGCTCCTAA